Within Candidatus Cloacimonadota bacterium, the genomic segment TGTAGCTGATGAATGGGAATATCCAATCGAGAAGATTCAGATCACATGGGCATACTTATTCTTTGCCGATTGGGCAGAAAGCGGGGGTGCCTTGCATAATGATTGGTATGACAGCTCTGTTCCTGCAAACATCGATGCAAATTATATCTATTCACCCTAATAAAACAGATAAGCATATAAATTCCAAGCCAGGTTTCATGCCTGGCTTTTTTTAATGTGAGAAATAAATAATAAAAAACTTGACCAACATGGAAGAATATACAAAAATACATTCAACAATTCATTTGGAGGACGAATGAAGAAGATTTGTATATTTTTAACGTTTGTTTTTTTATTTGTTTTTACTGCTTGTGAACAGACAACAAACATAGGAAATGATGATCCCATTGATATAAATCAAATTCAAGTTCCCGAAGATTTCAATTACAGAACAATCCAGTCTGTGTATGTCGATCTTAGTGTCACAGATAACTCGAATGAACCTATTGAAGGGATCATATTCAAGATATATGATAACGATCCCGAAGATGATGGACGATTTATTGCAAAGGGCATGACACTGTCTGATGGTGCGTTCAACACGATCGTTGCAGTACCCTGTGACTGTGAACAATTAACCGTGGTCAGTCCGTTTGGCACACAGGAGGTGCCGATCATTAACGGGGAGCTGCAGTTTGAATTTGGAGATGATACATATCTTCTTCCCGACACACCCTGTCTATGTATGTCATCCGGGAAGAGTTCCGATGAGAAAATTTCTGAATCTGCAGATACCAAACGCGGAGGGAGTATTTCTGATCTTGAGGTGAATGAAGAATATGAAAGGAGAAAATTACAGGAAACTGCGCACATAACGAATCCACAATCTGGCTTGATCCCCGATGATGTATGCCCAACAAAAACTTTGCCAAATATAGATGCACCAGCATCGCACTCCGAAGATGGTGGTAAAAACACAACGTATGTACCCGATGATAACTTTGAACAAGCCTTAATTGATTGGGGCTATGATGATGTATTGGATGATTATGTATTAACGGCTAATATTAATACGGTTACGAGTCTTGATGTCACTTCTAGAAGTATTAGTGATTTAACAGGTATTGAAGACTTTGTTGCTTTAACCGGTTTATATTGCTGGGGGAATCAACTCACGACATTGGATGTATCGGCTAATACAGTTTTAAATGATCTTTATTGTTATGTAAATCAACTCACAAGTCTGGATGTATCCGCTAATACGGCATTAACAATCTTATGTTGTACTTATAATCAACTCACAAGTCTGGATGTATCCGCTAATACGGCATTAGAAGAATTAAAATGCTGGGACAATCAACTCACAAACTTGGATGTATCTGCTAATACAGCTTTAACTATTCTAGGTTGTCATTTCAATCAACTCACAATGCTGAACG encodes:
- a CDS encoding LruC domain-containing protein gives rise to the protein MKKICIFLTFVFLFVFTACEQTTNIGNDDPIDINQIQVPEDFNYRTIQSVYVDLSVTDNSNEPIEGIIFKIYDNDPEDDGRFIAKGMTLSDGAFNTIVAVPCDCEQLTVVSPFGTQEVPIINGELQFEFGDDTYLLPDTPCLCMSSGKSSDEKISESADTKRGGSISDLEVNEEYERRKLQETAHITNPQSGLIPDDVCPTKTLPNIDAPASHSEDGGKNTTYVPDDNFEQALIDWGYDDVLDDYVLTANINTVTSLDVTSRSISDLTGIEDFVALTGLYCWGNQLTTLDVSANTVLNDLYCYVNQLTSLDVSANTALTILCCTYNQLTSLDVSANTALEELKCWDNQLTNLDVSANTALTILGCHFNQLTMLNVKNGNNTNFTEFDASNNPNLTCIQVDDADWSTANWPYKDPTASYSEDCAYGTDTDGDGVPDDEDDYPDDPDRAFNNYTPSENTYYTLAFEDKWPSKGDYDFNDIVILWSYMQVTNASNELVDIHGSFKLEAIGAGYHNGFGVQFPFAISNFSAFDDHGDAHQYVDTGTNNAVVILFQDAFNLMQEAPGDPSTWINTVESETYITPAEFEFTYTLDTPIAVASLTRTAPYNPFIYVNDDRQKEIHLPDYEPTIKMAGTPHWGTCDDDSDPTAPDPKYFKTSNNLPWAINVADEWDYPIELSPINWAYLFFVDWAENGGNTHTDWYDSSVPANIDANNIYSP